The following proteins are co-located in the Pedobacter sp. FW305-3-2-15-E-R2A2 genome:
- a CDS encoding CoA transferase subunit A — translation MINKVVSGADEAISDIENGNTLMLGGFGLCGIPENCITALVKKGVKDLTCISNNAGVDDFGIGLMLQQRQVKKMISSYVGENAEFERQLLSGELEVELIPQGTLATRCMASGYGMPAIFTPAGVGTEVAEGKEVRNFNGKDYLMEYAFDADFAIVKAWKGDTAGNLIFRSTSRNFNPVMAMAGKITIAEVEELVEAGELDPDHIHTPGVFVHRIFQGAGYEKRIEQRTVRTKN, via the coding sequence ATGATCAATAAAGTAGTTTCGGGTGCTGATGAAGCCATCAGCGATATCGAGAATGGGAATACCTTAATGCTCGGCGGTTTTGGACTGTGCGGTATTCCTGAAAATTGCATTACCGCTCTGGTAAAGAAAGGCGTGAAAGATTTAACATGTATATCCAACAATGCAGGCGTAGATGATTTCGGAATCGGACTGATGTTACAACAACGTCAGGTAAAGAAAATGATCTCTTCCTATGTAGGTGAAAATGCGGAATTTGAACGTCAGCTGCTGAGTGGTGAGTTGGAAGTAGAGCTGATTCCACAAGGAACATTGGCAACAAGGTGCATGGCTTCCGGATATGGAATGCCTGCAATTTTTACTCCGGCAGGAGTAGGTACAGAAGTGGCCGAAGGAAAGGAAGTGCGGAATTTTAATGGCAAGGACTACCTTATGGAATATGCTTTTGATGCTGATTTTGCAATTGTTAAAGCCTGGAAGGGAGATACTGCAGGAAACCTGATCTTCAGGTCGACGAGCAGGAATTTTAATCCCGTAATGGCGATGGCAGGAAAGATTACGATTGCTGAAGTAGAAGAGCTGGTGGAAGCAGGGGAGCTTGATCCTGATCACATTCATACGCCCGGTGTATTCGTTCACCGCATATTTCAAGGTGCCGGTTATGAGAAAAGAATCGAGCAACGTACAGTTAGAACAAAAAATTAA
- a CDS encoding CoA transferase subunit B: MLDKDGIAKRIAKEIKDGFYVNLGIGIPTLVANYIPEGINVVLQSENGLLGMGPFPFEGEEDADLINAGKQTITTLPGSSIFDSALSFGMIRSQKIDLTILGAMEVSENGDIANWKIPGKMVKGMGGAMDLVASAKNIIVAMQHVNKAGESKLLPKCTLPLTGVNCIKKIVTELAVLDVLPEGGFKLIERAPGVSVDYIRQATTGKLFADDNVPEMIFD; encoded by the coding sequence ATGTTGGATAAGGACGGAATTGCGAAGCGTATCGCAAAAGAAATCAAAGACGGATTTTATGTGAATTTAGGGATCGGCATTCCTACTTTGGTGGCCAATTATATTCCTGAAGGAATCAATGTGGTATTGCAGTCGGAAAACGGGTTATTGGGAATGGGACCATTCCCTTTTGAAGGAGAGGAAGATGCAGATTTGATCAATGCGGGAAAACAAACGATTACAACATTGCCTGGATCTTCGATCTTTGACTCTGCATTGAGCTTTGGCATGATCAGGAGTCAGAAGATAGATCTTACTATTTTAGGGGCTATGGAAGTGTCGGAGAACGGTGATATTGCGAACTGGAAGATCCCAGGGAAAATGGTGAAAGGAATGGGTGGTGCAATGGATCTTGTGGCTTCTGCAAAGAATATTATTGTAGCGATGCAGCATGTAAATAAAGCAGGGGAAAGTAAGCTTCTGCCGAAATGTACGCTGCCGCTTACCGGAGTGAATTGTATCAAGAAGATCGTGACTGAGCTTGCGGTATTGGATGTGCTTCCTGAAGGAGGTTTTAAACTGATTGAAAGAGCACCGGGAGTGAGTGTGGATTATATCAGACAGGCGACGACAGGTAAATTGTTTGCAGATGACAATGTTCCGGAAATGATTTTTGATTAG
- a CDS encoding gliding motility-associated C-terminal domain-containing protein, which translates to MNSKKRFYWITYILFFLSFLFLQAAGQVCGTPGKDGVGRKKVNSSDYFLNTYFSPSGEMDLPAGSRQIRLDGVRRDLTPVFIDVEPGDLLLIIQMQDATIHASNDVLYGGNSANSGPDQLGGTGYTDLGNTGKYEYVVATNSVPATGGVLNFIGSGSGRGTVNNYVSSLPTPSRGTRTFQVVRIPQFSNILNNDFDYGALNLSCFNGRTGGIYAIHVAQMLDLTLSGFYVGQRGFRPGYKSDDFRAGTAYTTSLADGLSLVKGEGIAGTPRYTTLGVYPIDQGFQGLPMGDYGRGAAGNAGGGGAGGGGGGNGGAGGRGGGEPGTEGRPGSAVYRAGSSDFSRLIMGGAGGGGDSQYLFPTKGHWQNYPGLGAGIILIHAGSLKGDSYLFAQGIGTQGDGGGAGGTIFLNVMNPYSPLSSLKLEIDASGGPAGDKTAFGYDYMPGLGGGGGGGQVFHNLPPGIATINVKGGTAGRPRPNEPRPLGEAGQDGNIVTFKSSDLPPYLRMGTCYPELSATMEQGNAGLVKHPGDEVTYVVKTRNAPSTANAAGVRLEVQLPSGFTFSSATAAYTGYSAGPDVISNLSNNPNRPLFGDFIFFSGDEITLTIKAKVACSTAPGTYHSSAQALYLDPTRTVLDSNRRVSPLINAFQDTQTRYETGSAGNVPGSNYDGNLAASTADDVVIKTISIENNVISIPPGQVICISGNPGLIAGTVPTGIGAGFSYQWQQSADHINFTDISGEVSKDLDPAPITVSTYYRRQVFSLGCISATSSSNVVFFKVLKPLPIVDFELPDICLKDGTAIFKNKTVIEDDADLTYLWDFGDAENSTSNNPNHSSGKDGLHKYVRTGHYNITLTVYKEGSCPTILSKEFTVNGSIPKADFSLQNTVLCSGETLIFEDKASVDFGEITRIEWYFDAGNAPGLVEIEDHPQKRSEVPARLYPHTYPMFRSPGVKPVNVRMVVYSGTSCVDEVTKTIHLNAVPEVRFDVIPPICQDADPVQLTQGKEIWGIVSGSGKYSGSGVTENGVFSPSIAGVGSHQLNYTYVSDNGCVSVSKTQTITVLPKPLADAGEDQVLLEGGQVQLGTALNPADLSYKWSPPTGLNRDDVPNPLASPDRDIIYKLKVMTNGGCAANDEVSVRILRNPEIPNAFSPNGDHINDEWNIKYLSSYPNATITVFNRYGQKVFSSTSVGSKNWDGKYEGRDVPVGVYYYVIDPHNGRKIISGSLTLLR; encoded by the coding sequence ATGAACTCCAAAAAAAGATTTTATTGGATAACTTATATTTTATTTTTTCTTTCCTTCTTGTTTTTACAGGCAGCTGGGCAGGTTTGTGGAACTCCCGGAAAAGATGGGGTTGGTAGAAAAAAAGTAAATAGTTCAGATTATTTTCTGAATACCTATTTTTCACCTTCGGGGGAGATGGATCTTCCCGCCGGATCCCGGCAGATCAGGCTTGATGGGGTAAGGAGGGATCTTACTCCAGTATTCATTGATGTTGAACCAGGTGATCTGCTTTTGATTATTCAAATGCAGGATGCTACGATTCATGCTTCAAACGATGTTTTGTATGGGGGGAACTCGGCAAACTCAGGTCCGGATCAACTGGGGGGGACAGGCTATACTGATTTGGGAAATACAGGAAAATATGAATATGTTGTGGCAACCAACTCAGTGCCGGCTACGGGTGGAGTTTTAAACTTTATAGGTTCAGGATCAGGTAGAGGAACGGTTAATAATTATGTGAGTAGTTTGCCGACTCCCTCCCGGGGCACACGAACTTTTCAGGTGGTTAGAATTCCTCAGTTTAGCAATATTTTAAATAATGATTTCGATTATGGTGCTCTGAATCTTTCCTGTTTTAACGGAAGAACCGGAGGAATCTATGCGATACATGTTGCTCAAATGTTAGATCTAACCTTGTCCGGCTTCTATGTCGGGCAAAGAGGATTCCGGCCGGGCTATAAGAGTGACGACTTTCGTGCCGGAACTGCTTATACGACTTCTTTAGCGGATGGACTCTCCCTCGTAAAAGGAGAAGGCATTGCCGGAACACCCAGGTATACAACTTTAGGGGTATATCCTATAGATCAAGGCTTTCAGGGACTTCCTATGGGAGATTATGGAAGAGGTGCAGCAGGAAATGCTGGCGGAGGTGGAGCTGGGGGAGGGGGAGGAGGAAATGGTGGAGCCGGAGGTCGGGGAGGTGGTGAACCTGGGACCGAAGGTCGGCCAGGGAGTGCTGTGTATAGGGCTGGTTCTTCTGATTTTAGCCGCTTGATTATGGGCGGGGCAGGAGGAGGAGGAGATAGCCAATATCTTTTTCCAACAAAGGGGCATTGGCAGAACTATCCTGGTTTGGGTGCAGGAATCATCTTGATCCATGCAGGGAGCTTGAAGGGGGATTCTTATTTATTTGCTCAGGGTATCGGTACTCAAGGGGATGGAGGAGGAGCAGGGGGAACCATTTTTCTCAATGTGATGAATCCTTATTCTCCTCTTTCCTCCTTAAAGTTAGAAATCGACGCAAGTGGTGGTCCGGCAGGGGATAAAACAGCATTTGGTTATGATTACATGCCCGGTTTAGGCGGCGGCGGTGGTGGTGGACAGGTTTTTCACAATCTTCCACCGGGGATTGCAACTATAAATGTGAAAGGAGGTACGGCAGGAAGACCAAGGCCCAATGAACCAAGACCGCTTGGTGAAGCAGGCCAGGATGGTAATATCGTTACATTTAAGTCCTCAGATTTACCTCCATATTTAAGAATGGGCACTTGTTATCCTGAATTAAGCGCCACGATGGAGCAAGGTAATGCAGGGCTGGTAAAACATCCTGGTGATGAAGTGACCTATGTAGTGAAAACAAGAAATGCTCCCTCTACCGCCAATGCTGCTGGTGTCAGATTGGAAGTTCAGCTTCCCTCAGGTTTTACTTTCAGCAGCGCAACAGCCGCTTATACGGGATATTCTGCAGGACCGGATGTGATCTCTAACCTGAGTAACAATCCGAACCGGCCCTTATTTGGAGATTTTATATTTTTCTCCGGCGATGAAATTACGCTTACGATAAAGGCAAAGGTAGCTTGTAGTACAGCTCCGGGAACCTACCACAGCAGTGCGCAGGCTTTGTATCTCGATCCGACACGCACGGTGCTGGATTCAAACAGAAGAGTAAGTCCATTGATCAATGCATTTCAAGACACGCAGACCCGCTATGAAACCGGATCTGCGGGTAATGTTCCTGGTAGCAATTACGATGGAAATCTGGCTGCAAGTACTGCCGATGATGTGGTGATTAAGACGATATCGATAGAGAATAATGTGATCAGTATCCCTCCTGGTCAGGTCATTTGCATCAGCGGAAATCCGGGTTTGATTGCTGGAACGGTGCCGACCGGGATAGGAGCTGGTTTTTCCTACCAATGGCAACAATCGGCTGATCACATCAATTTTACGGATATCTCTGGGGAGGTTTCCAAAGACCTTGATCCTGCACCGATTACTGTTTCCACTTATTACCGTCGCCAGGTGTTTTCTTTGGGATGTATTTCCGCGACAAGTTCCAGTAATGTTGTGTTTTTTAAAGTGTTGAAGCCTTTACCTATTGTTGATTTTGAACTTCCTGATATTTGCCTGAAGGATGGCACCGCCATATTCAAAAATAAAACGGTAATTGAAGATGATGCTGACTTAACTTATCTCTGGGATTTCGGTGACGCAGAGAATTCGACTTCCAATAATCCAAATCACTCTTCTGGGAAGGATGGGTTACATAAATATGTCCGTACTGGTCATTACAACATTACTTTAACTGTTTACAAAGAGGGGAGTTGTCCTACAATCTTATCAAAAGAGTTTACGGTTAATGGAAGTATTCCAAAAGCCGACTTTTCACTGCAAAACACAGTCCTTTGCAGCGGAGAAACACTGATATTTGAAGATAAGGCTTCGGTAGATTTTGGTGAAATTACCAGAATTGAATGGTATTTCGACGCAGGAAACGCTCCTGGTTTGGTAGAAATTGAAGATCATCCCCAAAAAAGGAGCGAGGTGCCTGCCCGTTTATACCCGCACACTTACCCGATGTTTCGAAGCCCGGGAGTTAAACCTGTCAACGTCAGGATGGTTGTTTATTCTGGTACCTCCTGCGTAGATGAGGTCACTAAAACTATTCATTTGAATGCCGTTCCTGAAGTCAGGTTTGATGTCATTCCTCCTATATGCCAGGATGCAGACCCTGTTCAGCTGACACAGGGAAAGGAGATTTGGGGAATAGTTTCCGGTTCAGGGAAATATTCCGGATCCGGAGTTACAGAAAACGGAGTTTTTAGTCCATCAATAGCTGGTGTGGGAAGCCATCAACTGAATTATACCTACGTTAGTGATAACGGCTGTGTATCTGTTTCTAAAACACAAACGATTACTGTTCTTCCCAAGCCATTGGCAGATGCAGGTGAAGATCAAGTACTGCTGGAAGGTGGCCAGGTTCAGCTCGGAACAGCGTTAAATCCAGCTGATTTGAGCTATAAATGGAGCCCTCCTACAGGTCTGAACAGAGATGATGTCCCGAATCCGCTGGCAAGCCCGGATAGGGATATCATCTATAAACTAAAAGTAATGACAAATGGTGGTTGTGCGGCCAACGATGAAGTATCTGTCCGGATTTTAAGGAACCCAGAAATTCCCAATGCATTTTCTCCCAACGGAGATCACATTAATGATGAATGGAACATCAAGTATTTAAGTAGTTATCCGAATGCTACAATAACCGTTTTTAACCGATACGGACAGAAAGTATTTAGCTCGACTTCAGTAGGATCAAAGAATTGGGATGGGAAGTATGAAGGTAGAGATGTACCTGTTGGTGTATATTATTATGTGATAGATCCACATAATGGGAGAAAGATTATCTCGGGATCACT